One genomic region from Thermomicrobium sp. 4228-Ro encodes:
- a CDS encoding aspartate kinase: protein MRVMKFGGTSVGNAAAIDRTARIIADAYRGDGRLVAVVSAMSGVTNQLIAAAQAAAEGDEHAAGTLQRELLERHEAVTTELIATPARQEATIARLAELAARCARLVESVHVLRDLSPRALDWIVSFGERMSAVVVAAVLEERGIPAVPVESDRVIVTDDHFGNANPLLDETRARAEAVLVPLLESGKLPVVTGFFGATHKGAVTTLGRGGSDFSASILAHALDAEEVWIWTDVDGVLTADPRLVPSARTLPAISFAEATELAYFGAKVIHPRTMQPAAERGIPIWIKNTFNPEHPGTRIGPETSANGSVVKAITAIPGVSVITVEGSGFLGVADVTARVFETVGRTGVNVYMVFQASSQHSLGFVVRRTDASKVLRALEREFELDLLKGRIARIWEEPGMAIVAVVGAGMRGTPGVAGRVFGTLGQHRINIVAIAQGSSELNISFVIREDEVARAVPAIHDAFGLGGSSAD, encoded by the coding sequence ATGCGGGTGATGAAGTTCGGCGGAACCTCGGTCGGCAATGCCGCAGCGATCGATCGCACGGCGCGGATCATCGCCGACGCCTACCGTGGCGACGGACGCCTCGTTGCCGTCGTTTCGGCGATGAGCGGTGTCACCAACCAGCTGATCGCGGCCGCCCAGGCCGCGGCTGAGGGCGACGAGCACGCAGCCGGAACACTCCAGCGCGAACTGCTCGAGCGGCACGAGGCGGTGACGACCGAACTGATCGCCACTCCTGCGCGCCAGGAGGCGACGATCGCTCGCCTCGCCGAACTCGCTGCCCGCTGTGCCCGGCTCGTCGAGTCCGTCCACGTGTTGCGTGACCTCTCGCCACGCGCGCTCGATTGGATCGTCTCCTTCGGCGAGCGGATGAGTGCCGTCGTCGTGGCAGCCGTCCTCGAGGAGCGCGGTATCCCAGCCGTCCCGGTCGAGAGCGACCGAGTGATCGTGACCGACGATCACTTCGGCAACGCAAATCCACTTCTCGACGAAACCCGTGCCCGAGCCGAGGCAGTCTTGGTGCCGCTCCTCGAGTCGGGGAAGCTTCCCGTCGTGACAGGATTCTTCGGTGCGACCCACAAGGGCGCTGTCACGACGCTCGGCCGCGGTGGATCCGACTTCTCGGCCTCCATCCTGGCGCATGCGCTCGACGCCGAAGAGGTCTGGATCTGGACAGACGTCGACGGCGTGCTGACGGCTGACCCACGGCTCGTCCCGAGTGCCCGCACGCTTCCCGCGATCTCCTTCGCGGAAGCGACCGAACTGGCCTACTTCGGCGCCAAGGTCATCCACCCACGGACGATGCAGCCAGCCGCCGAACGCGGCATCCCGATCTGGATCAAGAACACGTTCAACCCCGAGCACCCCGGAACGCGGATCGGGCCGGAAACGAGCGCGAACGGCTCGGTCGTCAAGGCGATCACCGCGATTCCTGGTGTCAGCGTGATCACCGTCGAGGGCTCAGGCTTCCTCGGAGTCGCCGACGTCACTGCACGTGTCTTCGAAACGGTCGGGCGCACCGGCGTCAATGTCTATATGGTCTTCCAAGCCTCCTCGCAGCACAGTCTCGGCTTCGTCGTCCGACGCACCGATGCGAGCAAGGTGCTGCGCGCGCTCGAGCGCGAGTTCGAGCTCGACCTCCTCAAGGGACGCATCGCGCGTATCTGGGAAGAGCCTGGGATGGCGATCGTCGCCGTCGTCGGCGCCGGAATGCGCGGTACGCCGGGCGTCGCCGGCCGCGTCTTCGGTACGCTCGGCCAGCACCGGATCAACATCGTCGCGATCGCCCAGGGATCGAGCGAGCTCAACATCTCGTTCGTCATCCGCGAAGACGAGGTGGCCCGCGCTGTCCCCGCGATTCACGACGCCTTCGGGCTCGGTGGGTCGTCTGCCGACTGA
- a CDS encoding RNA polymerase sigma factor — MARMQQGSRTDDELVQRFRAGDSQAFATLYERYVDRIYDFVVRLIGDRDAAADITQETFLKAMQALRARRFSGSLRAWLFTIARNAAIDYQRRQRTTAFSHLPTPEGEEWEPEIPASGPEAEPEETTRRRELAELVWQAARGLPPNDYAVLELALRHDLTPAEVAQVVGVRRGAINTRLSRVRDALEESFTVLLLARRSRQNCPELARLLEGTSLPEGLTPELRRAVARHVEHCETCQRARRAISAADLLPALAPVLPTGEMREAIRQAIEQGLAAPTAAPVGVVRLRDWIRHSSWAKAALAAVGGLVVVTVVGWGYLTWGTAPVAVQTVGCPPLALRLDPPAAVAGRLLGVPSVLEPGRPATFRLPAGTLRATVGKGEATLQVAGLGVHLRILADLADVTWDGRKLLGQGTVTVALDRGSPSAVTLVCRPTA, encoded by the coding sequence ATGGCCCGAATGCAGCAAGGATCCCGCACCGACGACGAACTCGTGCAGCGTTTCCGCGCGGGGGACAGTCAGGCCTTCGCGACCCTCTACGAGCGCTACGTCGACCGGATCTACGATTTTGTCGTGCGTCTCATCGGTGACCGCGACGCCGCGGCCGATATCACCCAGGAGACGTTCCTCAAAGCGATGCAAGCGCTGCGGGCGCGCCGGTTCAGCGGCTCGCTGCGAGCCTGGCTCTTCACCATCGCCCGCAACGCAGCGATCGACTACCAGCGCCGTCAACGGACGACTGCCTTCTCGCACCTTCCCACACCGGAAGGAGAGGAGTGGGAGCCGGAGATTCCCGCGAGCGGCCCGGAGGCCGAGCCGGAAGAAACGACTCGACGGCGCGAACTGGCCGAGCTGGTCTGGCAAGCTGCGCGGGGTCTGCCACCGAACGACTACGCCGTCCTCGAGCTGGCGCTGCGACACGACCTCACACCAGCCGAGGTCGCGCAGGTCGTCGGTGTGCGGCGCGGTGCGATCAATACGCGCCTCAGTCGCGTGCGTGACGCGCTGGAGGAAAGCTTCACGGTGTTGTTGTTGGCGCGCCGGAGTCGCCAGAACTGCCCCGAGCTGGCGCGGCTGCTCGAAGGGACGTCGCTCCCGGAGGGACTCACACCGGAACTGCGGCGGGCGGTCGCCCGGCATGTCGAGCACTGCGAGACCTGCCAGCGTGCTCGCCGGGCGATCAGTGCTGCCGATCTCCTGCCTGCTTTGGCTCCTGTCCTGCCGACTGGAGAGATGCGCGAGGCGATCCGCCAGGCGATCGAGCAGGGGCTTGCTGCCCCGACTGCTGCGCCCGTCGGCGTGGTACGGTTGCGCGACTGGATCCGTCATTCGTCGTGGGCGAAAGCGGCACTTGCCGCCGTCGGGGGGCTGGTTGTCGTGACGGTGGTTGGCTGGGGGTATCTCACCTGGGGGACCGCTCCGGTCGCGGTGCAGACGGTCGGCTGCCCACCGCTCGCACTCCGGCTCGACCCGCCGGCTGCCGTGGCTGGACGACTCCTCGGGGTACCGTCGGTGCTCGAGCCCGGGCGACCGGCGACGTTCCGGTTACCGGCTGGAACGTTGCGGGCGACCGTCGGGAAAGGGGAAGCGACCTTGCAGGTGGCTGGCCTCGGCGTCCACCTCCGTATCCTCGCTGACCTGGCGGATGTCACGTGGGACGGGAGGAAGCTCCTCGGTCAGGGCACGGTCACCG